The proteins below come from a single Paracoccus sp. SCSIO 75233 genomic window:
- the lpdA gene encoding dihydrolipoyl dehydrogenase, translated as MSDLSCKLLVIGAGPGGYVCGIRAGQLGIDTVVVDPQAPGGTCLNVGCIPSKALIHAADEFYNIAHAPTGPLGISVAAPSIDLARTVEWKDGIVKRLNSGVTGLLKKAGTKLVKGQAEFIDGKTVKVTDGGETRRIRAEYIVIATGSAPVELPFLPFGGPILSSTDALALTELPARLAVVGGGYIGLEIGTAFAKLGTEVTVIEAEERILSQYDAALTRPVLARLKDLGVTVKTGVKAQGYENGALLTDDGEIPADKVLVTVGRRPRTGGIRIEELSLTMNGPFIKINAACHTSMRGVYAIGDVTGEPMLAHRAMAQGEMVAEHVAGRNVSWDRLAMPAVCFTDPEIVTCGALPGAEGTKASEFPFQANGRAMTTTREDGFVRVVWREADKAVLGIQAVGAGISELSAAFSLAIEMGATLDDIAATIHAHPTQSEGLQEAALRGLGHALHI; from the coding sequence ATGAGCGATCTGAGCTGTAAATTGCTGGTGATCGGCGCCGGACCGGGCGGCTATGTCTGTGGCATCCGTGCCGGGCAACTGGGCATCGACACCGTGGTGGTCGACCCGCAAGCGCCGGGCGGCACCTGCCTGAATGTCGGCTGCATCCCGTCCAAGGCGCTGATCCATGCGGCGGATGAGTTTTACAATATCGCCCATGCGCCAACGGGGCCTCTGGGCATTTCCGTCGCGGCGCCGTCGATTGATCTGGCGCGGACGGTCGAATGGAAGGACGGCATCGTCAAGCGGCTGAACAGCGGCGTGACGGGGCTGTTGAAGAAAGCCGGGACAAAGCTGGTCAAGGGACAGGCGGAGTTCATCGACGGCAAGACGGTGAAGGTCACGGACGGGGGTGAGACGCGGCGAATCCGGGCCGAATATATCGTCATCGCAACCGGCTCCGCCCCCGTCGAACTGCCGTTCCTGCCATTTGGTGGCCCGATCCTGTCCTCGACCGATGCGCTGGCGCTGACGGAACTGCCCGCGCGGCTGGCGGTCGTCGGCGGCGGCTATATCGGTCTGGAGATCGGCACGGCCTTCGCCAAGCTGGGCACAGAGGTTACCGTGATCGAGGCGGAGGAGCGCATTCTGTCGCAATACGACGCAGCCCTGACCCGCCCGGTTCTGGCCCGGCTGAAAGATCTGGGCGTGACCGTGAAAACCGGGGTGAAGGCGCAGGGCTATGAAAACGGCGCGCTGCTGACCGATGACGGCGAGATTCCGGCCGACAAGGTGCTGGTCACCGTGGGCCGACGCCCCCGTACCGGCGGCATCCGCATCGAAGAGCTGTCGCTGACCATGAACGGGCCGTTTATCAAGATCAACGCCGCCTGCCACACCTCCATGCGGGGGGTTTATGCGATCGGCGACGTAACCGGCGAGCCGATGCTGGCGCATCGCGCCATGGCACAGGGCGAGATGGTGGCAGAGCATGTCGCGGGCCGGAATGTAAGCTGGGACCGGCTGGCCATGCCGGCGGTGTGTTTCACCGACCCGGAAATCGTGACCTGCGGTGCGTTACCGGGGGCGGAAGGGACCAAGGCATCGGAGTTCCCGTTTCAGGCCAATGGTCGCGCCATGACGACGACGCGGGAGGACGGGTTCGTCCGCGTGGTGTGGCGCGAGGCGGATAAGGCCGTGCTGGGCATTCAGGCGGTCGGCGCGGGTATCTCGGAGCTTTCGGCGGCGTTTTCCCTTGCCATCGAGATGGGCGCCACGCTCGACGATATTGCCGCGACGATCCACGCACATCCGACCCAGTCGGAAGGGCTGCAAGAGGCGGCACTTCGCGGGCTGGGCCACGCGCTGCATATCTGA